Below is a genomic region from Tenrec ecaudatus isolate mTenEca1 chromosome 15, mTenEca1.hap1, whole genome shotgun sequence.
CTGCAAAGTGAaatagacatgggaagcaagccagaggagaaagcaactgGACCGAAGGTTAcaaagggacatgggagaggaaggcTTGGGGGAAAggaatggtgagcaaataatgccatagacaagggaacaactagggaatcaaCAGCAACTatgaggaggacgtagagatcccaGTGctgctggagcaacagcaatatagctgagaggaattatcaTAAGGCAGAAGGGCGAACgtgatagtgggaaaggaggtaggtaaatggaaacagaggaaagatctaggaagcaaaactatggatagaggtataaacataggtgtgcactaatgtaactatattaattcataaaaatataggTATTGACCTATGCATGTATTTATATTGAGGAAGTAGACAGACTTCCATCCATTGAGGAAGTggctggactttgggcttctgctcaagccttccctcaatgcaaaaacactttattctaacaacctgtAATTACAATTCTGtaatgttcaccctcccaacacaatcactgaagacaaaatgggtacataagcaaatgtggtgaagaaagctgatggtgcaatgctctctctcaaaagatatagtgtctgggctcttagaggcttgaagttaaactagcggccatctagcagagaagcaacaagcccacatggaagaagcacaccagcctgtgtgatcatgaggtgtcaacagaatcaggcAATAGGCACAAGGgagttcagagcagagaccccaaactcatcagtagacaataggacatcccctcacagaagggtcacaaggaagggatgaggcaaccagggcacagtacaacattgatgaaacacataatattactctggttccttgaggctttctcaccccctactatcatgaccctagtcctgcctttcagttctggctagacaggagcatgtacactggcacagatgctcatgacacacagattccaagtcagataaacccctcaaatgggagtagcaatcccAGAAGGTaggggggcgtgggggaaggaggggtaaaaGGAGGAAccgaaccaattgcaatgattgatgcataatttGCCCCTgcccagggggataaacaacagaaacgtgggtgaagggagccagtaGTCAATATAAAGTGAACGGAATAGAGAGCCACTCGATCAGGAAAATTGGGCAGAATTcactctctctcttcctgtcCCTGACGCTCCGGCAGCTGCAGGCGTCTGTGCAGACATGGCCAAGTCCAAGAACCACACCATGCACAACCAATCTCggaaatggcacagaaacggCATCAGAAAACCCCGGTCAAAACGATACCAATCTCTTAAGGGGTTGGACCCCAAGTTCCTGAGGAACATGCGCTTCGCCAAGAAGCACAacaagaagggcctgaagaaaatgcaggccaacaacgccaaggctgcggctgctcgcgctgaggccatcaaggatgttgtgaagcccacagaggtcaagGCCAAGATCCCAATGGGCGTCAACCGCAAGCTCAGCCGACTGGCCTACATTGCCCACCCCAAGCTTGGCAAGCGGTCTCGGGCACATATTGCCAAGGGTCTGAGGCTCTGCCGGCCCAAGGCCAAGGCACAAAGCAAGGCTGATGCTACAGCCAAGGCCATGACTCCAGCAAAAGCTCCCAAAggcgcccctgccccagctcaagcTCCCAAAGGCTCCCAGGATCCCACAAAGTAGAGTTCTCTGTGAGGGCGAGAGGGACTGGTAtgagccctgggctgctgcctACATGGCGCTGGTGTCTTGTGCTGTTTGTTGTACAAATAAACCCATGTGGCACTGGAAAAAAAATTGGTCAGAAGTCAACTAATATATGTTCCAACAGAATGGAAAATTATTAATCAATGTTAATATTAAagtcaagtaaaatttttctgactaTAATTAAAAGATTATTATGGCAGTACAGCAACAGGAAATAGTGAGACCTCCccattggattcagaagaggacgcagagcaagggatatccttgctgatgtcagatggaccttgactgGATGTGGAGAGTGCCACCAAGATGCTTACCTCCATTGTACTGAGTGTGCAAAGACACTGGACTGTGTATCATAATAAATTATAAGTCACACtgtaaagaataggaattccagagcaatGACTGCACTCATAGGAGTCCTGTATATGGGTCAAAAGGCAGTTGTTTAAACAGAACCAGGGGATaccaaattgttaaaaaaaatttttttaaagcaagaaagGTGTGTTGTGGTTGTATCATTtcactatacttgttcaatctgtatgctgagcaaataatccaaaagGTCGAACTCTATGAAGATTGAAGCATCAGGCGTAAATGAAGATtcactaacaacctgcaatatgcagatgacaaaaccttgcttactgaaagcagagacttgCAGCACTTAGTCATGAAGACCAAGGACTACAACTTTCAGTATGGTTTAcccatataaagaaaaccaaaatcccccAAACTGGACCAAGGAGCAATATCATAAGAAAAGACTGAAACTGTTAACAATTTcactttatttggatccacagtcaactctcatagtggaaaccatcaagaaatcaaatgatgtataactttgggcaaatctactgctagaaagttatttaaaatattaaaaaacaaaacgttCCCTTTGAAAACTAAAGGGTGCCTGACCCTAGACaaaatattttcagtcacctcatatgcatgcaaaatcttgacaatgagtaagaaagaccaaagaagggtTGATCCCTTtgcattatggtgttgatgaagatattaaatatatcatggacAACTACAGTGTTTCCAAAAATTGTGATACTatcccttgggtaggttagtgccctgttcccccattacccatttcttccttccttccttctttcttttctcgcccccccttcctttttagttggctaccatatgtatccctagatttgtTCTGGCCCCTGCATACATACCATTTTCAATCACACAAATAGTGACTATACACATAGACTTTTCCAAACTTAATACACAGAGATCAAACTGACTATCtttgggaagaaatgatgaggaaACTCACTATCAGCAGCTAATACCAGGAtaggactgtggaacagaccatcaattgctcatatgtaagttctggttgaagttgaagaaagttaaaacaaaaccatAAGAGACAGATATATATCCTTGAGTATTTCCCAGCAAaattttgagagcatctcaagagccaacttgatgcattaaacactaattaaAGAAGACCTGATGTTCTGTGGGATAGCAACAAGAATAGCATTCAAGAAGAAAGCTCAAGTCATTGAAAGGAGATGAAAGTAAAAACGATTCAAGTGTGTGTTAAAAGAGACCTTGAAACTTGCCGTTTATCTAAAAGTAGTTAAGacaactggaagaaatgatgaagtcaaagagctgaacataaaattcccaagggaagctcaagaagacagtaaaatatgataatgaaaacgtcaaagacctagagttataaaaccaaaaggaaaaagcATGCTCGATATattttaaattgaaagaactcaagtaAAAGTCAAGGCTtaagttgcaatgttgaaagagtcTGTGGGCAAAAGACTGAGTGATacaggaagcttcaaaagaagatggaaagaatacacactcactacaccaaaaagaactagtcaacattcaacaatttcaagacgtaacatatgagcaagaaccaatgtaaCTGAAGAAATAAATACAAGTTGTACTGAAATATTAGCAAAAAAACTCCAAAATTGGTGGAataccatttgaaatgtttcaatagatgatgaggcactggaagcactcacttgtctgtctATGTTatgaaatttagaagacaactaCATCCAATGGCTAGAAGCGATCCATGTTTGTCAGTCATtgaaaagaaagatgacccaacagaacgctcaATCTAAAATActctcactgatatcacatgcaagtacaatgttgctgaagattatccaacaacagttgctgaagatcatccaatacatTGACAAGTAGCTGCCAAGGGTTCGGGTTGAATTCAGAAGacttagaacaagggatatcattgctgatgtcagatggatcttggctcagagcagagaatgccagaaagatgtttacttgtgtttaattgactatacaaaggcgtCCAGTtttatgaatcataacaaactatgactagacttgagaagaatgggaattccagaactcttgatTGTATTCATCTAGAATCTGTGcatagatcaagagacagttgtgagaacagaacaagggaataacgtATAGCTTcagatcaggaaagatgtgcatcagagttgtgttgTCTCACCACaatgattcaatctgtatgctgagcaaatcatcagagaagctggattatatgaagagaaaGTGGCAttagggttggaggaaggtttattagcaacctgtgacatgcagatgacacaaccttgcttgcagaaagtgaggaggacctgaagcacttactggtgaagatcaagaattgtagtcatcagcatggattacaattcaaggtAAATAAAAcctaaatcttcacaactgggccaataggtaacattttggtaaatgaagaaaagattgaaattgtcaaggatttcgtgttgcctggatccacaaccaatgctttaTGGAACGGCATTCAAGAGCTCCAACCACACAGTGAAATAGATAAATCTGCTCCACGAGACTTCTTTAGTGTTGAAAGGTAagcatgttattttgaggactatgatatgcctgatccaagccatagtattctcaattgcctcatatgcacaaagaaggtggacattgaatatggaaccCTGAAAAAATGacgcatttgatttatggtgcaggttaagaatattgaaagtaccatagacttcaAAGTGAACAAATAGatccttcttggaagaagtacagccatggtGCTCATTAAGGGCAGGGGTGACAAAGTCTCAAGTATTTCGGACATGTTCTTcagagagctcagtccctggggaaggacagcatgcttggtgaaatagagggcttctgaaaagaggaaggcgctcagAGAGATCGGTTGACACAGTAGTTGCAACGCTGAGCTCAGACATGAGAAaaattgtgagtatggcacagaACAGGTTGGTGTTTGTTCATGACGTCGCTGTCCGTCGGACCCACTCAGTGACGCCAAACAACATCTAAAACACCTTTGTTCCTTGCTGCCTGCATATCCAGAGGTGATTATGGGTTACAGGCAAATAAAATAGAAACAGAAATGTACAGACAGGCTTTCTGGATCACTTTTTTGAATGAGACAGTTTTAGCTATTGACTATTTTACCTACCAtctttcctcctcttcctgaATAAATGGTTTGGGTTACAGCTGGCATTTCTTTCAAGATTTTTTTGTCCGTACCATAAAAATGATAAGGCAACGATTTAGAAGAAACTTTGGTCCCTGTTAATATGTGGAGTTCCCACAGCAGCACTGGATGTCCTTTCACTATTATTAATATTAGCGGTAGTAGTAGTGATGGTCGTATTTTAGACAAAATGCACCCCATAATTTGTTTAAGCTAtcctt
It encodes:
- the LOC142428139 gene encoding large ribosomal subunit protein eL29-like; this encodes MAKSKNHTMHNQSRKWHRNGIRKPRSKRYQSLKGLDPKFLRNMRFAKKHNKKGLKKMQANNAKAAAARAEAIKDVVKPTEVKAKIPMGVNRKLSRLAYIAHPKLGKRSRAHIAKGLRLCRPKAKAQSKADATAKAMTPAKAPKGAPAPAQAPKGSQDPTK